The Calothrix sp. PCC 7507 DNA segment AAACCATTCCAGGTGCTCTTAGCAGAACACCCAGAAAATAAATTGATCCCTGAATGGAAAATCACCAAAGGCGAAGACAGAATCAAGATTGACGCTGATGGCAACATAGAAGCCTTACAGCCTGGTGATGTGACAATTCAAGGTACAATTCCTGGATTGGCAGCAGATAAAGGATTTTTATTCATCGACGCCTTAGGTAGAGTTGGGGCGATCGATCCGGATGGCACAATCCACTGGGACATCGTCGCGATGATCGTCTTCTTCGGTATCAGCCTTTATGTCAGCCAAATGCTTTCCGGGCAAAATTCCAGCGGAGGCAACCCACAGCAGGATACAGTTAACAAAATCACTCCAGTGATCTTCTCTGGGATGTTTTTGTTCTTCCCTCTGCCAGCTGGGGTGTTGATGTATATGGTGATTGGTAATATCTTTCAGACTGTGCAAACCTATCTTCTCTCCCGCGAACCCTTACCAGAGGAACTACAAAAAATTGTAGAAACTCAGGAAAAAGAAGCAGTAGCAGAACAAAAAACGTTGCCGTTTGAACCAAAAAGTTCTAAGAAAAAGGCTACAAGTTGAACATGAGCGATAGTCCCATGCAAAGAGGGCAGCAGTGGGTGAAAACACTGCTGCTGTTTACTGGGGTAAATACTGAGGTTAGTGGTAACTTAGAACAGAACCAACCCCAGGAAGGTGACTCCCAAGAACCAGATAACTACTGGTTGACGATTGATGAAACCAACTTAACTCCAAAACAAATCCAGGTTTTGATTGGTAGTGATGGTTCAGTTCTAGATGCCATTCAGTATCTAACTAATTCAGTTTTGAATTTGAACCAATCACAGGAAGAGCAAGCCTCTTATACCATTGAGTTGGGTGGCTACCGCATAAAGAGACAAGCAGAAATTCAGGCATTAGCCACATCTGCCTCGGAAGAAGTCCGAGCTACGGGCAGAGAAGTAGAAATTAAATCCCTCAGTTCAGCGGAACGACGCCAAATCCACACTTTTTTGAAGGAATTTGGAGATTTGGAAACCTTCAGCCGTGGCAAAGAGCCACATCGTCATCTGGTTGTCCGTCCACTAGGGAACAGTGAACAGTGAACAGACTGATAACTGATACTTCTGGTGCGTCGGCTACGCCCTAAGCGGAGCTATGCCGCAGGCTTTACGACTTCGCTACCTCGGCTCCGCTACTTCGGCTCCGCTCAGTACAAGTCGGCACAAGTCAGTACAAGTAACTGATAACTGATAACTGATAACTGATAACTGACAATGGACGCAATTTATATTCCGCAGCTCGCCAAAGCACCGGAGCGGACAGAGGAAATTCAAGTTAAGGATTTTCTACCTAGTCTGGAAACCTTGACACCCGTTCGCGGTATTATCCGTGTCCAACATCAAGGTACTTATCTAGAAGTATCAGGTCAAGCAGAAGCTATTATTACCTGTACTTGTAACCGCTGCTTGCAGCAATATAACCAACGTTTGGCGGTTGATACTAAAGAAATTATCTGGTTGGATGAAACAGCTAATCAGTCACAAGACTTGCCTCTAGAGAGGGAGGTAGCTGTGGAAGATTTGCTAGAAAACTTACCACCTGATGGCTATTTCTATCCTACGGAATGGCTATATGAGCAAATGTGCTTGGCAATGCCTCAGCGCCAGTTGTGTAAGCTGAATTGTCCAGGTATTTTGAGTAGTGATGCTGATAGTTCAACGATGGTGGTTGATAACCGTTGGGCGTCTCTGGAAGCGTTGAAGAAGCAACTTCCGGGATAGTAGGTGGAGTTCAACTGCATCTCATGAAAAGGTGCGGTGAAAAACACTTTGCAGCTGATCGTACTCTGGCGATCGCTGGTTTTGATCTAGAGTAAGTAAGCAATTTTCTAGCAATGTTTTAGCTTCCTTACTTCCCATTGGCTCATATTTAATATCTGTATCTTTAGCTGTTACTAAAAAAAATAAGCTTTTAGCATAAAGTGAAGCGAACATATCTTTGTTTTCATCAACTGTACAGATTCTTTGGAGCATTCCATATTTGGGATGATTGATGTAAGTTTTGCTGTTTTCAGGTAAAAACTTTGTCGAAACTAAAGAGGCTTTGGTTTGATGGTGAGGCATAATGTAGGTCTCGCTGTATTCAGGTAATAGCTCGTGAGGAACTTTAATAAAGGTGTGTGCTGTTTCTAGACGGTTAGCAATTTCGCGATAGAGTTCCAATGCTTTTTGGTAGATCAGTTTCAGAAACTGTAAAATATCGCCAAGAGCTTTTAAGGTTTTTACGTCGTCTAAGGAGAGGAACTGTAAAATATCGCTGATCGCTTTCAGGGTATTTGTTTCTCCAGGGCGATCGCCTATTTCGTTATAAATCTCTAATGCTGCTTCATAATATTCCAAGGCTTCATGGTGACGATTGAGAAACTGCAAGACATCACCAATGGCTTTGAGGGTGTTAGCCTCTCCTAAGCGAGCCTCCAAATGAGCAGCTTTACTAACGCCTATTTCGCGGTAGCATTTCAATGCTTGTTTATAAGCATCCCAAGCTTCGGGAGCTTGAGCAACACTAAATTTTGTATTACCTGCCCAGTAATAAATTTTGGCTTTGGCTGCTGTAGAGATGCGATTAGACTCTACTTGCTCTAGCAGCGTCTTCACTAAGTATTCCATCTCGGCACGACGAAAATTATTAGTCCATAATTGAGCCAAACTGCAAAATTCATCGCCCTGATTAGCAGTGTCACTCACAACTAGGTGATAAAGCCACTCAATGTTGCTTTCTGGCGTAGTTTGTTGAGAAAAATATTCAGTAGCACGGGCTGAAAAAATCAGAAATTCATCTCGTTTATGATTCCATAATTCTTCTAAGAGCAACTTTCGAGTTAGTGCGTGGATATTGTGTCCTTGTTCGGGAAATACTTCCACAAACGAGAGTTTTTGTAGTTCTTGGTAAAGTTCTGTAGCTTCGTCCTGGAATTGTGGACATAATGCCGCTAAAATTTCTGCATTAAACCAGTGGGGAATTGCTACTGCCCAAACTGCAGTAAATAAATCGAGTGGTAATGTTTTGAGTAAGTTTTCCGTAACAATATAGCTACGTTCTGTATCGGTTTTTGCTGCTGTCAAGCGAGCGAGAAAATCCTGAGTCATTGTCTGCACCTTGCTTCTAGGATTAACAGTTATCAGTTATCAGTTATCAGTTACTTGTACTGTGTGACTTGCTTTGAGATAAGTATCAGTCTGTTCACTGTTCACTGATAACTGTTCACTGATTTCCTTAATGTCTCGAAGGCTTCTTTAAGTTTTTTGGGGTTTCCTTCAAGAGCAGCGACGAATTTAGCAACAATCTCCTGAGATAGACTCAAATCCATCTCTTGAGTTAATTCATACCACGCCTGCTCATCATCAATTCTTCCTAGATGGCATTTATGGCAATTTCTTACCCATTCAGAGTTACTCTCTGGCACAGATTGTCCCGCAATCACCACCCGCAAATTTTCACAATTAGTGACGGCGGCGAGAAAAGCACCACTGAGCCACTTCCTAATATCTGTGCTAGCGTCATTGAATGTATCAAATAAAATCACAACTGTTTTCTTGACTTTTTGTAAGTCTTGAAAAAACATTTCTTGTAATTCCATTAGATGGTACTTCTGAATCTGCTCATTGCTACCAAGAGCAATTTGGATGTCCATTTGTCCCAGAACATCATTATCAGCGATGTTGACATTATAAGGACGTAGATAATTTTGCACACCAGCTTTAAATCTGGGAAAATGGCTAGGGCCTATTGTATTTTTGATTCGCCAAAAGACGTAGGGAATTCCCACACACGCTGATTTGAGATTAACATGAACTGCTAAAACACCTTCTGGGCAGATTTCGGCAAACTTGAGAAGTAAATCTGTCTTACCAAAACCTGGGGGAGATTCTAGTAGCAAAATCTGTGTATGACTGTTCCAACTAACCATTTTTTGAAAGTAATTTATTTCTTTGGTACGGTTAGCAAGAAGCATTTTATTCATTAGCTGTATCTACAACCTTTTACTACTATTGCTTTGGTTCCGGTTGTTCTTCCGTAATCAATTCAGCTTCTAAAGGTTGCTCAGATGCTTCAGGAAAATAGCCAGGTTTGGGTGAATTTTTAGCCTGCTTTCTGTCTGTTGGAGATGTAGTGCTATTAGTTGCCCGTCTTGGTGTAAAAACGTCAATATTTGTTTCACCAGTTAAATCATTGTGACTAATATCTGTACTGTCATGTTCAATGCCGATATTAGTGATTCCGTGAGTCTTATTGTTGCTGATTGTAATTGAATGTGGCTGATTTTTGCGGCGATTTTGATTTCGCTTTTTAGTCGCAGTTACTCGCATCAGAGTATTAGGTATGCGGATAGCAAGTGAAGTCAGGCGATCGCGTAACACAAATACCACTACAATGACTGCCAAGGCAATAATTAAGACGATATAAACAGTCTCCATGAATTTACCTGATTTTTGACGACACCTTGATGGACAGGTAAATCCTAGTTTAAGCAAAACTGGCCTGATAAGTTAGTATTTATTAGTTCTTTATCGAGCAAAGAAATTGTTATCTAAATTTCTTTTTAGGCAATAGAGAACAGGCAATAGGAGAAAAAATTTGAGCTACTGCAATATGGGAGCAAGATGCTCCCACTACTTTTAAAACTATGGTTCTCAAAATAGATGTGGTTTCGTTAGATTTAATTGTGCCCACTTAACAGCTATTTAAACAAATGGCAGTAGAGGGTTGCTTCTAACTTATAATCAATACAACTCCGCCTTTAGGAGATGGGCTCAATCTTTAATCGTAAACAGACTCACGCGGAGGGCACAGCAGTGCTGTGCTACTACGATATATGTGGTTTTTAAAACAATGCATATTTAGTTTTTCCTGTCAATGCGTAAGTCCTAATTTGGCCTCGTTAAGTGTGTAATGCGATCGCCATCACCTTGACGAAGGCATGAAGATCAAGGGTTACGGATTACGATCGCCACTTTATCCTAATCTGAAATAATGCGATCGCATCATTCATAAACTTTATGAACTTCCGTGAAGAGTTTAAACTACTAGTACGTGCCCGCTACCCTTTGATTTATATCCCTACCTATGAAGAGGAACGGGTAGAAGGAGCCATTCGGGAAGAAGCCGCTAAAGAGGGTAATCGTCCCGTGTATACTTGGGATTTTGTCGATGGGTATCAAGGTAATCCCAATGATGCGGGGTTTGGGCGGCGTAACCCGCTACAAGCGTTGGAATTCATTGAAAAATTGCCAGCCTCAGCCTCTGCAGTGTTGATTTTAAGAGATTATCATCGCTTTTTAGATGATGTGGCAATTGCCCGTAAACTCCGCAACTTGTCTCGACTCCTCAAGTCTCAGCCGAAAAATATAGTTTTGTTGTCGCCGCGGATTGCTATTCCTGACGACTTAATGGAAGTTCTCACAGTCGTTGAGTTCCCCTTACCTGCAGCCCCAGAAATCAAAACAGAGGTAGAACGCTTATTGCAGACAACTGGTAATTCCTTATCTGGGAAAGTTCTAGATGACTTGGTGCGTTCTTGTCAAGGCCTTTCAATGGAAAGAATTCGCCGGGTTTTAGCCAGAGCGATCGCTACCCACGGTGAATTGCAACCAGAAGACGTAGATTTAGTTTTGGCAGAAAAGCGCCAAACCATCCGTCAAACCCAAATCCTAGACTTTTATCCCGCCACTGAGCAAATTTCTGATATTGGCGGACTCGATAACCTCAAAGATTGGTTAATCCGCCGGGGTAATGCGTTTACAGAACGAGCGCGTCAGTACGGATTACCACACCCTCGTGGTTTAATGTTGGTGGGGATTCAGGGGACTGGGAAATCTTTAACAGCAAAAGCGATCGCTCATCATTGGCACTTACCACTACTACGCCTAGATGTAGGGCGATTATTTGGTGGTTTAGTAGGAGAATCTGAGTCTCGGACTCGCCAAATGATTCAAGTGGCTGAAGCCCTTGCTCCCTGTGTATTGTGGATTGATGAAATAGATAAAGCCTTTTCCGGATTGGGTAGCAAAGGTGATGCAGGCACCACTAGTCGGGTGTTTGGCGCATTTATTAACTGGTTAGCGGAAAAAACCTCACCGGTTTTTGTTGTCGCCACCGCTAACGATATTCAAGCCCTACCGCCAGAAATGCTGCGTAAAGGGCGATTTGATGAAATTTTCTTTGTTGGCTTACCTACCCAAGACGAGAGAAAAGCAATTTTTAATGTCCATTTATCCCGATTGCGTCCCCACAACTTGAAAAGTTATGACATCGATAGGTTAGCATACGAAACGCCCGATTTTTCTGGGGCAGAGATTGAGCAAACCTTAATCGAAGCGATGCATATAGGATTTAGTCAGAATCGAGACTTTAATAACGACGATGTTTTAGAAGCTGCCAGTCAGATTATACCTTTAGCACGCACTGCTGTAGAGCAAATACAGCAACTACAAGAATGGGCTGCAGCCGGGAGAGCGCGGCTAGCCTCGAAACACAGCCCTTTGAGCGATAGCTTTGGTAAGCTCCGTTAAGGCAGCCAACCGCAGCTGTAATAATTAAAGTGTAGGTAGTTCACACTTGACACTTGACCCTTGACTATTGACTATTGACTCATGACTATCGGTGGCGAGGTTGAACCATGTTTTCTAGCGTACTGAAATTTATACTGGGGATATTTTTAGCGATCGCTATTTTAGGCGGTAGCGGACTAGCAACTGCACTCTATT contains these protein-coding regions:
- a CDS encoding DUF177 domain-containing protein — encoded protein: MDAIYIPQLAKAPERTEEIQVKDFLPSLETLTPVRGIIRVQHQGTYLEVSGQAEAIITCTCNRCLQQYNQRLAVDTKEIIWLDETANQSQDLPLEREVAVEDLLENLPPDGYFYPTEWLYEQMCLAMPQRQLCKLNCPGILSSDADSSTMVVDNRWASLEALKKQLPG
- a CDS encoding AAA family ATPase: MNFREEFKLLVRARYPLIYIPTYEEERVEGAIREEAAKEGNRPVYTWDFVDGYQGNPNDAGFGRRNPLQALEFIEKLPASASAVLILRDYHRFLDDVAIARKLRNLSRLLKSQPKNIVLLSPRIAIPDDLMEVLTVVEFPLPAAPEIKTEVERLLQTTGNSLSGKVLDDLVRSCQGLSMERIRRVLARAIATHGELQPEDVDLVLAEKRQTIRQTQILDFYPATEQISDIGGLDNLKDWLIRRGNAFTERARQYGLPHPRGLMLVGIQGTGKSLTAKAIAHHWHLPLLRLDVGRLFGGLVGESESRTRQMIQVAEALAPCVLWIDEIDKAFSGLGSKGDAGTTSRVFGAFINWLAEKTSPVFVVATANDIQALPPEMLRKGRFDEIFFVGLPTQDERKAIFNVHLSRLRPHNLKSYDIDRLAYETPDFSGAEIEQTLIEAMHIGFSQNRDFNNDDVLEAASQIIPLARTAVEQIQQLQEWAAAGRARLASKHSPLSDSFGKLR
- a CDS encoding R3H domain-containing nucleic acid-binding protein, producing the protein MSDSPMQRGQQWVKTLLLFTGVNTEVSGNLEQNQPQEGDSQEPDNYWLTIDETNLTPKQIQVLIGSDGSVLDAIQYLTNSVLNLNQSQEEQASYTIELGGYRIKRQAEIQALATSASEEVRATGREVEIKSLSSAERRQIHTFLKEFGDLETFSRGKEPHRHLVVRPLGNSEQ
- a CDS encoding PipX family protein, with translation MPHHQTKASLVSTKFLPENSKTYINHPKYGMLQRICTVDENKDMFASLYAKSLFFLVTAKDTDIKYEPMGSKEAKTLLENCLLTLDQNQRSPEYDQLQSVFHRTFS
- the yidC gene encoding membrane protein insertase YidC — translated: MDFGIGFLSNNVMLPIIDFFYGILPSYGLAIVALTLIVRFALYPLSAGSIRNMRKMRVVQPVMQKRMAEIKERYKDDPQKQQEEMVNVQKEFGNPLAGCLPLLLQMPVLLALFATLRGSPFAGVNYSVNLQVLPAEQIERIQPQAFATAPQNIYIADGEHSRVTAILPGGNNLAVGEKTKIQYQTLEGKPFQVLLAEHPENKLIPEWKITKGEDRIKIDADGNIEALQPGDVTIQGTIPGLAADKGFLFIDALGRVGAIDPDGTIHWDIVAMIVFFGISLYVSQMLSGQNSSGGNPQQDTVNKITPVIFSGMFLFFPLPAGVLMYMVIGNIFQTVQTYLLSREPLPEELQKIVETQEKEAVAEQKTLPFEPKSSKKKATS